From Sphingobium sp. RAC03, a single genomic window includes:
- a CDS encoding ParB/RepB/Spo0J family partition protein — protein MSDETTDKPKVVKRPHGLGRGLSALLGDVAREEPVAPAASPSSKAVQNIEVSLIQPHPEQPRRHFDEGALQELADSIAKRGVIQPIIVRPHGGGFQIVAGERRWRAAQRAQLHRIPAIVRDFDEQETLEIALIENIQREDLNPIEEAEAYRKLIGDFQHTQDALGRIVGKSRSHIANLMRLLDLPASVQQQVMEQKISMGHARALIGVPDCETLARQVEDKGLSVRDTEQLVRRMKTGDDTPAARRTGAAAEPDADIASLEQHLADILGLKVDIRHEGNGGGTLTLRYSTLDQLDMLCQRLSGERI, from the coding sequence TTGAGCGACGAAACGACCGACAAGCCCAAAGTTGTGAAGCGGCCGCACGGCCTGGGGCGCGGCTTGTCCGCGCTGCTCGGCGATGTCGCGCGCGAAGAGCCGGTTGCGCCTGCCGCTTCGCCGTCCAGCAAGGCGGTGCAGAATATCGAAGTGTCGCTCATCCAGCCTCATCCCGAACAGCCGCGTCGCCATTTCGACGAAGGCGCGTTGCAGGAGCTCGCCGACAGCATCGCCAAGCGCGGCGTGATTCAACCGATCATCGTCCGTCCGCATGGCGGCGGTTTTCAGATCGTCGCGGGCGAACGCCGCTGGCGCGCGGCGCAAAGGGCGCAGCTCCACCGCATCCCCGCCATCGTCCGCGATTTTGACGAGCAGGAAACGCTCGAAATCGCGCTGATCGAAAATATCCAGCGCGAGGATCTCAACCCGATCGAAGAGGCCGAAGCCTATCGCAAACTGATCGGCGACTTTCAGCATACGCAGGACGCCCTGGGCCGCATCGTCGGCAAATCGCGCAGCCACATCGCCAACCTCATGCGCCTGCTCGACCTGCCCGCTTCGGTGCAGCAGCAGGTGATGGAGCAGAAGATCAGCATGGGCCACGCCCGCGCGCTGATCGGCGTGCCCGATTGCGAAACGCTGGCGCGGCAAGTCGAAGACAAGGGTTTGTCGGTCCGCGATACCGAACAATTGGTCCGCCGCATGAAGACCGGCGATGACACGCCCGCCGCGCGTCGCACCGGTGCCGCCGCCGAACCGGACGCGGACATCGCCTCGCTGGAACAGCATCTGGCCGACATATTGGGGCTGAAGGTAGACATCCGGCACGAAGGCAATGGCGGCGGCACGCTGACCCTGCGCTATTCGACCCTCGATCAGTTGGACATGCTGTGCCAACGCCTGTCGGGTGAACGGATTTAA